One stretch of Thermanaerosceptrum fracticalcis DNA includes these proteins:
- a CDS encoding MFS transporter, with the protein MNSTTGNRKHFIYTLAATTLFISTYYLLLPVLPLYMQGMGGSKFKIGLIMGLFSASSLFLRPLAGQASDLKGPVKIMKWTILLYFITPFFYMTHSFVLVSIAQLFYGFTIGAFTISSATVITTSVPLEKVGQAIGIHSIALILAKGLAPTLGTLVHTVWGLYPLIAITVLFSFAALLVTWRLPEIKPASKPGDITFRQVLTYRMVWVCSLVLLSVTLTFGTIMTMLPLLALERNISQYSLFFTVNTLAVVATRLFTGRQDRLTQEALIAVSLLLIFLAVMLVSGSYSLITLIIAAIIYGLGYGAVYPALSTLVVLRTPSEIRGSAFGLFTAAFDIGVTLGSVWGGFSEYLGFKTIYFLASFSPVIGLICFVVFLHGENVWNKILMRNAAK; encoded by the coding sequence GTGAACTCTACAACAGGCAATAGAAAACATTTTATTTATACACTGGCGGCTACAACTCTCTTTATCAGTACTTATTACCTCTTGCTCCCTGTACTGCCCCTTTATATGCAAGGGATGGGAGGCTCTAAGTTTAAGATTGGCCTTATCATGGGCCTCTTTTCGGCCAGCTCCCTCTTTTTGCGTCCCCTGGCCGGACAGGCCTCGGACCTTAAGGGCCCTGTGAAGATCATGAAATGGACCATCCTTTTGTATTTTATCACCCCATTTTTCTATATGACTCATTCTTTTGTACTTGTGAGCATTGCTCAGCTTTTTTACGGGTTTACCATTGGCGCCTTTACCATTTCCTCTGCCACTGTTATTACAACTTCTGTCCCCCTGGAGAAAGTGGGACAGGCCATAGGGATTCACAGCATCGCCTTAATTTTAGCCAAGGGGCTGGCTCCTACCCTGGGGACACTGGTTCACACTGTCTGGGGCTTATACCCCCTCATTGCTATCACCGTATTATTTTCCTTTGCTGCTTTATTAGTTACCTGGCGTTTGCCTGAAATTAAACCGGCCTCTAAACCTGGCGACATTACCTTTCGCCAGGTCTTAACCTACCGCATGGTGTGGGTCTGTTCACTGGTTTTATTGTCCGTGACTTTGACCTTTGGGACTATCATGACGATGCTGCCGCTTTTGGCTTTGGAACGTAACATCTCCCAGTACAGCCTGTTTTTCACCGTTAATACCCTGGCCGTCGTAGCAACACGCCTCTTTACCGGAAGGCAGGACAGACTAACCCAGGAAGCATTGATTGCCGTTTCTCTCTTATTGATCTTTTTAGCCGTAATGCTGGTTTCAGGTTCTTATTCCCTAATTACGCTGATTATAGCAGCTATCATCTACGGTCTGGGGTACGGCGCTGTATATCCCGCCCTTAGTACCCTGGTGGTCTTACGGACCCCCAGCGAAATCAGGGGCTCGGCCTTTGGTTTGTTTACAGCGGCCTTTGATATTGGGGTGACCCTGGGTTCCGTATGGGGTGGTTTCAGTGAATACCTGGGCTTTAAAACCATTTATTTTCTGGCCAGTTTTTCACCCGTTATAGGACTCATTTGTTTCGTAGTCTTTTTACATGGGGAAAATGTCTGGAACAAAATCCTTATGCGTAATGCCGCCAAATGA
- a CDS encoding PLP-dependent aminotransferase family protein produces MYQQMFSRAVANATGNVIREILKLTQQPDVISFAGGLPSPDAFPGEELQEIAAQIIGKYKNEVLQYGTSEGYLPLRQFVAGWVKEKGIEAEAADVLIISGSQQGIDLLGKTFINPGDGILLENPTYLAAIQIFNVYQGKFNLVNTDEQGLIPASLRAAAEKSTNKLVYLVPTFQNPTGTTLSLARRREIAGMLEELGLVLVEDDPYGDLRYSGDPLPAIKAYDQQNRVVYLGSFSKIISPGLRVGFAIGPREILGKMVIGKQTTDVHTSNLSQMIIYEFCRQGLLTPHIASVREKYGRKRDLMLELLDKYFPEEVTWTKPEGGLFIWAELPQGVSSTELLQEAVKEKVAFIPGDCFFPAGGGENTIRLNFSNASPEEIETGISRLGKVMKKYLTCIQKK; encoded by the coding sequence GTGTATCAGCAGATGTTTTCCCGGGCAGTGGCCAATGCTACGGGAAATGTCATCAGGGAAATTCTCAAACTCACCCAGCAGCCGGATGTTATCTCTTTTGCCGGGGGCTTACCTTCTCCTGATGCCTTTCCCGGTGAAGAACTGCAGGAAATTGCTGCTCAAATAATTGGCAAATACAAAAATGAAGTGCTACAGTACGGTACCAGTGAAGGATATCTGCCTTTACGCCAGTTTGTAGCCGGCTGGGTAAAGGAGAAAGGAATTGAGGCCGAGGCTGCCGATGTTCTTATCATCTCCGGGTCCCAACAGGGGATTGATCTTTTAGGTAAAACCTTTATTAACCCCGGAGATGGTATACTCCTGGAGAATCCTACCTATCTGGCGGCGATCCAAATTTTTAATGTTTATCAGGGTAAATTCAACCTAGTGAATACCGATGAACAGGGGTTAATTCCCGCTTCCTTAAGGGCTGCAGCGGAAAAGAGCACGAATAAACTGGTCTATCTGGTGCCCACTTTCCAGAACCCCACCGGCACAACTTTGTCCTTGGCGCGGCGCCGGGAAATCGCCGGCATGTTGGAAGAACTGGGATTAGTCCTGGTAGAAGATGACCCTTATGGCGACCTGCGTTACAGCGGGGACCCTTTACCGGCAATCAAAGCCTATGATCAGCAAAACCGGGTGGTATATCTGGGGTCTTTTTCCAAGATTATTTCTCCGGGCTTGCGGGTTGGCTTTGCCATCGGGCCCAGAGAGATTCTTGGCAAAATGGTAATAGGCAAACAGACCACCGACGTACACACCAGCAATTTGTCCCAGATGATAATTTATGAGTTTTGCCGGCAGGGCCTATTGACGCCTCATATTGCAAGCGTCAGAGAAAAATATGGCCGCAAAAGAGATTTAATGCTGGAGTTACTGGATAAATATTTCCCGGAGGAAGTTACCTGGACTAAACCTGAGGGCGGACTCTTTATCTGGGCGGAACTTCCCCAGGGTGTTTCTTCCACAGAGCTTTTGCAGGAAGCCGTAAAAGAAAAGGTAGCCTTTATCCCAGGCGACTGTTTCTTCCCCGCAGGCGGTGGGGAGAATACTATTCGTCTTAACTTTTCTAATGCGAGCCCCGAGGAGATTGAAACAGGCATCAGCAGGCTGGGCAAAGTGATGAAAAAATACTTGACTTGCATACAGAAAAAATAA
- a CDS encoding uracil-DNA glycosylase, whose product MVFGEGNPEARLMLIGEGPGAEEDKLGRPFVGKAGQLLDKILEACGFERFTHTYIGNIVKCRPPPEPYSHR is encoded by the coding sequence GTGGTTTTCGGCGAAGGTAATCCGGAGGCCAGATTGATGTTGATCGGCGAAGGGCCGGGAGCAGAGGAAGACAAACTGGGACGTCCTTTTGTGGGCAAAGCCGGCCAGCTCTTGGACAAGATCCTGGAGGCCTGCGGTTTTGAACGATTTACCCATACGTATATTGGCAATATTGTCAAATGCCGTCCCCCCCCGGAACCGTATTCCCACCGATGA
- a CDS encoding membrane protein codes for MSTKISPFQVAATYIGTVVGAGFASGQEVLQFFGYFGPWGIAGLFLAGILFFYFGQIILRLGHELEADSHVPVIHYAGGKWLGTLIDYVITFFLFGALTAMVAGAGSIFFEQFRLSPLWGNALMVVATLVTVLAGISGVITAISFVVPLLLAAVLGISLYTLAVTGFDNITLTSAGTPAVPRWPLAAIVYVSYNLVMAVAILAPMGKAAEKRVLRQGALLGGLGLGVGALAILLAVLATLPGSAKFSIPMIYVAGQISPWVQTIYSIVLFAEVYTTAVGSLYGFVVRLAEPDSPRIPYIAVGASIGAFVASQFGFTNLVRVLYPAVGYAGLLMLAGLLYRTWGERLVPQPAFRKKPAQKEQPGKEEENK; via the coding sequence ATGAGTACTAAAATTTCACCTTTTCAGGTAGCGGCAACTTATATCGGTACCGTAGTAGGGGCCGGTTTTGCTTCGGGTCAGGAAGTTTTACAGTTTTTTGGTTATTTCGGACCCTGGGGTATAGCCGGGTTGTTCTTGGCGGGAATACTATTTTTCTATTTTGGCCAGATTATTTTGCGCCTTGGTCATGAATTGGAAGCCGATTCCCACGTCCCGGTCATTCACTATGCAGGAGGAAAATGGCTGGGTACACTCATTGACTACGTGATTACGTTTTTCTTATTTGGTGCCTTGACGGCCATGGTAGCAGGAGCCGGCTCCATCTTCTTCGAGCAGTTCCGTCTTTCCCCTCTTTGGGGTAACGCTCTCATGGTAGTGGCCACGTTGGTCACTGTCTTAGCAGGTATCAGCGGGGTAATCACTGCCATTAGTTTTGTGGTACCCCTTCTCCTGGCGGCTGTGCTAGGTATCTCCCTCTATACCCTGGCCGTAACGGGATTTGATAATATTACCCTTACGTCGGCTGGGACTCCCGCTGTCCCCCGCTGGCCTTTGGCAGCCATAGTATATGTCTCCTATAACCTGGTGATGGCTGTGGCCATTCTGGCGCCCATGGGGAAAGCGGCAGAGAAGCGTGTATTGCGCCAGGGTGCTTTGCTGGGCGGCCTGGGGTTAGGTGTGGGAGCTTTGGCTATCCTTCTGGCAGTACTGGCTACGCTGCCGGGATCTGCTAAGTTTTCCATCCCCATGATTTATGTTGCTGGTCAAATTTCACCGTGGGTGCAAACCATCTACAGCATCGTTCTCTTTGCCGAGGTCTATACCACGGCAGTCGGCAGTTTGTACGGCTTTGTTGTTCGCCTGGCCGAACCTGACAGTCCCCGCATCCCCTATATCGCTGTCGGCGCCAGTATCGGGGCCTTTGTGGCCAGCCAATTTGGCTTTACTAACCTGGTACGGGTTCTTTATCCGGCCGTAGGTTATGCCGGGCTCCTCATGCTGGCGGGACTTCTCTACAGGACATGGGGGGAAAGACTTGTGCCCCAGCCGGCTTTTCGTAAAAAGCCGGCGCAAAAAGAACAACCAGGCAAGGAAGAAGAGAACAAATAG
- a CDS encoding phosphate ABC transporter substrate-binding protein produces the protein MFKSRSVKVLVLVLVLVMAFTVVGCGKKEEPQKDGAQGNPNELSGTVQIAGSTSVQPLSEELAKEFMNKNPKVKINVAGGGSGAGIKAAAEGTADIGASSRELKAEEKAKVKEFVIALDGIAVVVHKDNKIADLKKEDIKKIFLGEITDWSQVGGEKGKIQVYTREEGSGTRGAFEEIVLGKDASGKELKIFEKANVQNSTGAVRTAVAGDKNGIGYISIGSLNGDVKAVKVDGAEATEANVKAGSYKISRPFVYMTQKDPAGATKAYLDWVLSAEGQAVVKKHFIPVK, from the coding sequence ATGTTCAAGTCCCGTTCAGTGAAAGTCCTTGTCCTGGTCTTAGTACTGGTGATGGCCTTTACAGTAGTAGGCTGCGGCAAGAAAGAGGAGCCCCAAAAAGATGGCGCCCAGGGTAATCCTAACGAATTAAGCGGTACCGTTCAAATTGCCGGTTCTACTTCTGTCCAGCCCCTTTCCGAAGAATTAGCCAAAGAATTCATGAACAAGAACCCCAAAGTGAAAATCAACGTAGCCGGCGGTGGTTCCGGTGCCGGTATCAAGGCTGCTGCTGAAGGTACTGCTGACATCGGCGCCTCTTCCCGCGAGCTAAAAGCTGAAGAAAAAGCCAAAGTAAAAGAGTTTGTCATCGCTTTAGACGGAATCGCCGTAGTTGTCCACAAGGATAACAAAATTGCAGATTTGAAAAAAGAAGACATCAAGAAAATTTTCTTAGGTGAAATCACCGATTGGTCTCAAGTAGGCGGAGAAAAAGGCAAGATCCAGGTGTACACCCGTGAAGAAGGTTCCGGAACCCGCGGTGCTTTTGAGGAAATCGTTTTAGGTAAAGATGCTTCCGGTAAAGAATTAAAGATATTTGAAAAGGCTAATGTACAGAACTCTACCGGTGCTGTGAGAACGGCTGTAGCCGGTGACAAAAACGGTATTGGTTACATCTCCATAGGCTCTCTGAATGGAGACGTTAAAGCTGTAAAAGTTGACGGCGCAGAAGCTACTGAAGCCAACGTGAAAGCAGGAAGCTACAAAATCTCCCGTCCTTTTGTCTACATGACACAAAAAGATCCTGCCGGCGCCACCAAGGCTTATCTTGATTGGGTACTGAGCGCGGAAGGACAAGCCGTTGTCAAGAAACACTTTATCCCTGTGAAGTAA
- a CDS encoding uracil-DNA glycosylase, translating to MNDLPIRILAILSNAVPPRNRIPTDEERLTCRPYLHRQIDIIMPKIIVLLGATALQGLIDPQAKITKARGNWLMWQGLWVMPTYHPAALLRNPQLKRPTWEDFKKVVAKYREIVDPHHYSPNC from the coding sequence TTGAACGATTTACCCATACGTATATTGGCAATATTGTCAAATGCCGTCCCCCCCCGGAACCGTATTCCCACCGATGAAGAAAGACTCACTTGCAGGCCGTATTTACACCGGCAAATTGACATCATCATGCCTAAAATCATTGTCCTGTTGGGGGCCACTGCCCTGCAGGGGTTGATTGATCCCCAGGCCAAAATAACCAAGGCCCGGGGCAACTGGCTCATGTGGCAGGGCCTCTGGGTCATGCCCACTTATCATCCTGCCGCCCTCTTGCGGAATCCCCAGTTAAAGAGACCCACCTGGGAAGACTTCAAAAAAGTTGTGGCGAAATACCGGGAAATAGTGGATCCCCATCATTATTCCCCCAATTGCTGA
- the pstC gene encoding phosphate ABC transporter permease subunit PstC: MKRAQREKYYKLMLLASAMVALVVIVLIGGFIFKEGMPVFAKYGLSNVFWGRKWQPSSQLYGLWPMVVGTVYITLGSLMVGVPLGVLTAIFLAELAPKKLVSLVIRPAIELLAGIPSVVYGLFGMTTIVPVIRKIARSIPAYADEPTLSSGYGIIAGSIILSIMILPTVINVAEDAIRSVPREYKEGSLALGATHWQTIYRVIVPAASSGIMAGVVLGMGRALGETMAIIMVAGNAPIVPESIFSSVRSLTGNIAIEMAYSSGEHTQALFATGIILFVFIMIINSLAMFLAKKEVG; this comes from the coding sequence ATGAAAAGGGCGCAGCGAGAAAAATATTATAAATTAATGCTCTTAGCCAGCGCTATGGTGGCGCTGGTGGTAATTGTCCTCATAGGCGGGTTTATTTTTAAAGAAGGGATGCCGGTTTTCGCGAAATACGGGCTGAGCAATGTCTTCTGGGGCCGTAAATGGCAGCCCAGCAGCCAGCTTTACGGTTTATGGCCCATGGTAGTGGGTACAGTTTACATCACTCTGGGTTCCCTTATGGTAGGCGTGCCCTTGGGGGTCTTGACCGCCATCTTTTTAGCGGAACTGGCACCCAAAAAATTAGTTTCCCTTGTGATCAGGCCGGCCATAGAACTCCTGGCAGGAATACCTTCCGTAGTGTATGGTTTATTCGGGATGACTACCATCGTACCCGTCATCAGGAAAATTGCCCGGAGTATTCCGGCTTATGCCGACGAACCAACCCTCTCCTCGGGATATGGCATCATTGCCGGGTCTATTATTCTTTCCATCATGATCCTGCCCACCGTCATCAATGTGGCGGAGGACGCCATCAGGAGTGTGCCCAGGGAATACAAAGAAGGGTCCCTGGCATTGGGAGCAACCCACTGGCAAACCATTTATCGTGTGATTGTACCCGCCGCCAGTTCGGGCATCATGGCGGGTGTAGTCCTGGGGATGGGCCGTGCCCTGGGGGAAACCATGGCCATTATCATGGTGGCGGGTAATGCCCCCATTGTGCCGGAATCCATCTTCTCCAGTGTACGAAGTCTCACAGGAAATATCGCCATCGAAATGGCCTACTCCTCGGGGGAACACACCCAGGCCCTTTTTGCTACGGGTATTATCCTCTTTGTTTTCATTATGATCATCAACTCCTTGGCCATGTTTCTGGCCAAAAAGGAGGTCGGATAA
- a CDS encoding nitrous oxide-stimulated promoter family protein, giving the protein MSNKSEDKRILLEFISTYCRHHHQGEDKKLFVLDEQEINICPECCELAEYAVLRREKCPKDPKPACKDCDTQCYHPRFKEKIRQVMRYSGLYYIKQGRLDYLVKYFKRKL; this is encoded by the coding sequence ATGTCAAATAAAAGTGAGGATAAGCGGATTTTACTGGAATTTATTAGTACTTATTGCCGGCATCATCACCAGGGTGAGGATAAGAAGTTATTTGTGCTTGATGAACAGGAGATAAATATTTGTCCTGAGTGCTGTGAGTTAGCCGAATATGCAGTGCTGAGGAGAGAAAAATGCCCGAAGGACCCCAAACCGGCCTGTAAGGACTGTGATACCCAGTGCTATCACCCCAGGTTTAAAGAAAAAATCCGTCAGGTCATGCGTTATTCAGGATTATACTATATTAAACAAGGACGCCTGGATTATCTGGTGAAATATTTTAAGCGTAAGCTGTAA
- the pstA gene encoding phosphate ABC transporter permease PstA, which yields MVRPQTAQKLAGALLWTAALLTVVTLVVILGYIFMNGMHKITWEFLTTEPENMGAKGGIYSTIISTVIFTFVTLLIAVPIGIAAAVYLSEYTKKSWATKIIRFGTEALGGIPSIVFGLFGFAFFVIILKPITGGWSLASGALTGACMIFPTLIRTTEEAIKAVPNSYREGSYALGATKWQTVSRVVIPTALPGILTGVILGIGRIVGETAALLLTLGGSLYIPTKLTDPASTMSMHLYKVAMEVGAMDMAFGTASVLIITVFLINMSASWIMRLMRKKTTA from the coding sequence ATGGTGAGACCTCAGACTGCCCAAAAGCTTGCCGGGGCTCTTCTCTGGACGGCGGCCCTGCTTACCGTAGTAACCCTGGTAGTGATTTTAGGTTATATCTTTATGAACGGGATGCATAAAATAACCTGGGAATTCTTAACCACCGAACCGGAAAACATGGGAGCCAAGGGCGGAATTTACTCCACCATCATCAGTACCGTCATCTTTACTTTTGTGACCCTGCTTATTGCAGTTCCCATTGGCATTGCTGCGGCTGTCTATTTATCGGAATACACGAAAAAAAGCTGGGCTACTAAGATTATCAGATTCGGTACGGAGGCCCTGGGGGGTATCCCTTCCATTGTTTTTGGCTTATTTGGTTTTGCTTTCTTCGTTATTATCTTGAAGCCTATAACCGGGGGCTGGTCATTGGCTTCCGGGGCCCTTACCGGAGCCTGCATGATTTTTCCCACCCTGATTAGAACTACAGAAGAGGCTATAAAAGCCGTGCCTAACTCCTATCGTGAAGGAAGTTATGCCCTGGGTGCCACCAAATGGCAAACGGTGAGCCGTGTCGTTATTCCTACGGCCCTGCCCGGGATACTTACCGGGGTTATCCTGGGGATTGGCCGTATTGTCGGGGAGACGGCTGCTCTTCTTCTTACCCTGGGGGGAAGTCTCTATATACCTACTAAACTTACAGACCCGGCCAGTACCATGTCCATGCATCTTTATAAAGTGGCCATGGAGGTAGGTGCCATGGATATGGCTTTCGGCACAGCTTCGGTTTTGATCATCACTGTTTTTTTAATCAATATGAGCGCCAGCTGGATTATGCGCTTGATGAGAAAGAAGACAACGGCTTAA
- a CDS encoding polysaccharide deacetylase family protein: protein MKKFIIFFLFFSLLFPIKPAAAEVSGPLKKVLLIYEKRFYWNSKEDIVKAFDLLLHHFPVNTTIIKSRQYESGMADDFDAVIYIPMELTARVPQNLINDIHASPTPFLWIGENFDQYLATYPGSGLTALGNSSEYNRIIYKNKTLKDERKINTIILKTPKNHAQILAYQSNGKQQIPFALQLKNLWYIAKLDFRENNVIVTADLLHDFLGVHHSQAPQAFIRIEDVHPLRDSIKLKEIADFLAEEKVPFMVALVPVYVNSKGQKVTMGDRPEFVEAVKYMVQKGGTVILHGYTHQTHQEETGIGFEFWDKERDKPLLTNNSLYVKNRLELAMLECLSNGITPLGFEPPHYGMSQEGYKVLRENFSTLVAGIQTSDRGFSTTTFPCLIGENPYMSSVIPENLSYINLQSKDPVYPLLQKAASITGVRDGVAGAFFHPYLDLKYLRQLVHGLKAQGYTFIDLKKGDHWVKTQYTRVINKEGQVAFDFEKPALLPVIPTVDFAPGNTTFYISVAFISALVVGGLMLFQAQRRKKLGVTAGRST, encoded by the coding sequence TTGAAAAAGTTTATTATCTTTTTCCTTTTCTTTTCACTGCTTTTTCCTATTAAACCGGCAGCTGCGGAAGTTTCCGGCCCCCTGAAAAAAGTACTTCTTATCTATGAAAAGAGGTTTTATTGGAATTCCAAGGAGGACATTGTAAAGGCCTTTGACCTTCTGCTCCATCATTTTCCGGTAAACACTACGATCATCAAAAGCCGTCAGTATGAAAGCGGTATGGCGGATGATTTTGATGCGGTGATTTATATACCTATGGAACTCACGGCCAGGGTACCCCAGAACCTCATCAATGATATCCATGCTTCCCCAACCCCTTTTCTCTGGATCGGGGAAAACTTTGACCAGTATTTGGCCACTTATCCAGGCAGCGGCCTTACTGCTTTAGGGAATTCCAGTGAATATAACCGGATCATTTATAAAAACAAAACCCTTAAAGATGAACGTAAAATAAACACCATCATTTTAAAAACCCCAAAAAACCATGCCCAAATACTGGCCTACCAGTCCAACGGCAAACAGCAAATACCTTTTGCTTTGCAGCTAAAAAATTTATGGTACATTGCCAAGCTTGATTTTCGGGAAAACAATGTGATTGTTACTGCCGATCTCCTTCACGATTTTCTAGGAGTTCATCACTCCCAGGCACCCCAGGCCTTTATTCGTATTGAAGATGTCCATCCCCTCCGTGACAGCATTAAACTTAAAGAGATTGCCGATTTTCTTGCTGAGGAGAAGGTTCCTTTCATGGTGGCCTTGGTTCCTGTCTATGTAAACAGCAAAGGGCAGAAGGTTACTATGGGGGATCGGCCGGAATTTGTGGAGGCCGTTAAATATATGGTCCAAAAAGGCGGCACCGTTATTCTCCATGGTTACACCCATCAAACCCATCAGGAGGAGACGGGGATAGGGTTCGAGTTCTGGGATAAGGAGAGAGATAAACCCCTTTTAACCAATAACAGCCTTTATGTCAAGAATCGCCTGGAATTGGCCATGCTGGAGTGCCTGTCCAACGGAATAACTCCTCTGGGCTTTGAACCACCCCATTATGGCATGTCACAGGAAGGTTATAAAGTATTACGGGAGAATTTCTCCACACTGGTAGCTGGTATTCAAACCAGTGATAGAGGCTTCTCCACCACAACTTTTCCCTGTCTCATTGGAGAAAACCCCTATATGAGCAGCGTAATTCCGGAGAATCTATCTTATATCAATCTGCAGAGCAAAGACCCTGTTTATCCTCTTCTCCAAAAAGCGGCCAGCATAACGGGAGTGAGAGATGGCGTAGCCGGAGCCTTCTTTCATCCCTATCTCGATCTTAAATATTTAAGACAGCTGGTCCACGGGTTAAAAGCCCAAGGGTATACTTTTATTGACTTAAAAAAAGGAGACCACTGGGTTAAGACCCAATACACCCGGGTTATTAATAAAGAGGGCCAGGTTGCTTTTGATTTTGAGAAACCTGCCTTATTGCCGGTAATTCCCACCGTGGATTTTGCGCCTGGTAATACTACCTTCTATATCAGTGTCGCTTTCATCAGTGCACTGGTGGTTGGGGGTTTGATGCTTTTTCAGGCTCAAAGGCGCAAAAAACTGGGGGTTACAGCTGGCAGGTCCACATAA
- a CDS encoding NAD(P)/FAD-dependent oxidoreductase, which translates to MSEQHPSAIIQRDNETYAIVTHTPMGLVTADYLEQIAAVARKYQIPILKITSAQRLALVGIKEKDIEKVVADLNLKIGNALGLCYHFIQACPGNSVCRFGVNDSLELAAELDRRFEGKPFPAKVKMGISGCPLCCGESMVRDFGAFAKRDKGWTVVFGGNAGLRPRTGDIIAENLSKEEVLLLAEKCLDFYRKHAKNRERTARFLERIGIEEFKKNVL; encoded by the coding sequence ATGAGTGAACAACACCCCAGTGCTATCATTCAGAGGGATAACGAAACGTATGCCATCGTAACCCATACACCTATGGGTCTGGTAACAGCCGATTATTTGGAGCAAATAGCCGCTGTCGCCAGGAAATATCAGATACCTATCTTAAAGATTACCTCGGCGCAGCGCCTGGCTTTAGTAGGTATTAAGGAAAAAGACATAGAGAAAGTCGTTGCTGATTTGAACCTTAAAATAGGTAATGCCCTGGGCCTTTGTTACCACTTCATCCAGGCCTGTCCCGGCAACAGCGTATGCCGCTTCGGGGTTAACGACTCCCTGGAACTGGCGGCTGAACTTGACCGCCGCTTTGAAGGAAAGCCCTTCCCGGCCAAAGTGAAAATGGGCATCTCAGGCTGCCCCTTGTGTTGTGGAGAATCTATGGTCAGAGACTTTGGCGCCTTCGCCAAAAGGGATAAAGGCTGGACGGTGGTCTTTGGCGGCAATGCGGGACTCCGCCCGCGCACAGGGGATATTATCGCCGAAAATTTAAGTAAGGAAGAAGTCCTGCTTTTAGCAGAGAAATGTTTGGATTTTTACCGTAAGCACGCAAAAAACAGGGAACGTACTGCCCGCTTTCTTGAACGCATTGGCATTGAAGAATTTAAAAAAAATGTTTTGTAA